The window CGGCACGCAATATATTAGCGGCAGGACATGCCGTTTTGTCTGTTGAGGGAAGATGTAGTAAAAGTCGCCCGCTGACGCAGAAAACCAGCGAAATCCGTGAGGAAGTCGCCTAAGAGCGTTTGCTTTTAGAATCCCCCACTTGAGCTGTGCGAAAGTGGGGTGAGTATGTCAATGAGTTAATAACCCATCTGTTTCATAAACTAGATTATGAGTAAACCACTATGAGCAAGCAACTGTCCCACCGCCGTCTAAACGCTTTAAGTCTAATCAGTATTTTATTGAGCTTTGGTATGGTGAGTACCCTTGCCAGCGCACAGAACCTGTATATGAATGACCTTAAACTCAAAGCAGATCTTGATTGGCTCAATACTCAAGGTGTGACCCAGATTAGTACCAGCACTTGGCCCTTGACTGCCAACGAGATTAAGCGTGCTTTGGCTTCTACTGATGCCGTAACGCCTGCGCAACAGCAAGTATTACAGTCGGTACAGACTAGGCTAGCTCAAAATCGTGAGTCTCTGGTTGGCGCTTCTGTAGGCTTATACGCTCAGACCGACCGCCAGCAGCTGCCACAAACCTTCGCGGATGATCAGCTGGCAGGACAACAAGCTAGCGTACAGGTAGGACTTAGCGAAAAGGATTGGGAATTTAACTTACAAGCCAATATAAAGAATGATGAGCTGATTGATGACAACAGTGATGTCAGCTTCGAAGGATCGTACATTGCTGGGACGGCTGCCAATCAATGGTTAATCGCCGGGAAGATTCCAGCATGGTGGGGTCCTGGCAACGATGGTAGCCTCATTCGAGGAGATGCCAGCATTCCAGTCACCGGCATCACTATGCAGCGTGATCAGCAAAGTGCGCCCACTTCTCAATATCTATCTTGGGTAGGCCCTTGGCAATATCAGCTGTTTGCGGGTCAGCTGGATGATTATGAAGCCATACCGGATGCTAAGCTTTTTGGTGCTCGTCTTACCGCTAGCCCGTGGCCTTGGCTAGAAGTTGGTGCTTCTCGTACCTTTATGTGGGGCGGAGAAGGCCGACCGGAGAGTTTTAGCTCTTTTGGTGACGCTGTTCTAGGAACCAGAGACAATGAGGCTACTGCTGGTAATACTGACGATGACCCCGCCAATCAGCTGGCTGGCTTTGATGCGCGCCTGAGTCTAGCGCCGTTAATCAAAGTACCGGCAGGTGTCTATGCTCAGTATGTGGGTGAGGATGAAGCAGGGGGACTGCCTGCTAAAAATATGTACCTGCTGGGTGCAGATTATGCTGCTGATATATACGGTAAGCCCTATCAGCTTTATGCTGAATATGCAGATACCCGTACTAGTGGTGAATCGCGTGGGATATCTTATGACCATTTCTTATATACCGATGGCTACTATCAGCAAGGCTATCCTCTCGGTCATGCGTTAGGCGGTGATGCTGAGAGTGTAGCGGTTGGTGGTAGACTATGGTTGGACCAACGTAATTTTATTAACGCAAAATTGCAGCACGCTAAAGTAAACCAAGCCAATGAGCCCATCAATCAGGCCTTTCCAGATTCCGATACGTTAACGGCTATTGATGTGGCTTGGGAACATCAGCTACAGCCACTAACGACGATCAGTACTAGACTGTGGGCGGTAGATTCTGATACTCAATCAAGTGACATTGGTGCAGGCATAGGGGTAGAGTTTAAAACTTATTAAGTTTTACTTTTGAGTACTTCTAAAATTTTATGCTTGAGTACTTCTAAAATAGGATCTGTTGAGTTTTCGGCAGATTCTATTTTTTTGTATGAGAACCACTTAAGATACAGCGCCTATTGCAGTCATATAGCTAAAATACCTTAAAAACGCGACGGTACTGCTGGTATAAGCTTTTTGCAGCCTCTGTCTGCGTAGGCACAGCAAGCAAGAACAACTTATGCCAGCAGTAGGTTAGGTATCGATATTACGTTTCATTGACTATATTGCATTCATATCCGGCATTGGCGGCAGCTGCTCTAAACTCGTTAGCCCAAAAGCATCTAAAAACTGCGGCGTGGTATGTAATAGCGCTGGGCGACCTAAGCTGTCTTTATAACCGTCTTCCATAATCCAACCCTTATCAAATAACTGCCGCAAGATATTACTCGATAGCGTCACCCCGCGTACCTGCTCGATATCACTACGGGTTACCGGCTGCTTATAGGCAATCACGCTTAAGGTTTCCAGTAAGGCTTGGCTGAGACGCTCTTGACGCTGCGGAAATACCCGCTGAATGAGTGTGCTATAGCTATCAGCGACTTGTAAGCGGTAACCACTGGCAGTTTCACTAAGACTGAGTACACCAGTACTTAAACGCTCTTGTAGCGCTTCTAATGCCAGCTGTAGTTCTTGCGTAGACAATGAAAGATGCTTTTTAAGGTCGCTTGCAGTCAGTGGCGCTTCCGAGGCATGAAGCAGTACTTCTATGTGGTGGCTGCTAGTGTCCTGTTCATTATTACTTAGTTTACTATTACTTGGTTTACTGTCACTTGGTTTATTAGGGTCAACCATTATTATACTGCTCTTTTAAAAGGATTCTGATATAAAGGATTCTGATATAAAGGGTTCTGATATAAAGCTATGACAAAAAAGTGTGAAGTATAGTTAAAATACCTTAAAAACGCTACGGTACTGCTGGTATAAGCTTTTTGCAGCCTCTGTCTGCGTAGGCACAGCAAGCAAGAAAAATTTATACCAGTAGTACGCTGACACAAATGTATCTATTTCATTTTGAACTGGCTACAGTGGGATCTAACCAGGTATTACCTCAACCATTGTAAGGTTAACTGATCAAGTTGATCATCACCTGCATTATCCGTACTGACTACCCCCACCAGCTGACGTTTCATCAGCTCTAACACTGCTACAAAGCTGACCACCACCCCGATTTTTCCTTGCGACTTATCTAGTAGCTCGTAAAAGGAGCGTGTGCCACTAGTGCTCAGCTGCCGACTAATACTGGCAATACGATCCGCAAGCGGCACCGCATCGACCTTAATAGTATGTATCTGCATGTGATAATCCGGCTGCAATTGCATCTTAAATAAGCTATCAATCAGTAAGTTAGGCGAGTAACTGGGTAGCTCTGCACTCATAATATCTTGATTGGGTAGACTGACCATAGCTAGGAAAACGTCACGTTCAAGACGGACTAGATTGTCTAAGCGCTGGCTCGCCCCTTTGATTTGCGCGTAGGCTTCCAGACGCTCAATCAGCTCCGCCTTGGGATCACGCTCGTCATTTGGCGTCTGTGGCTTGGGTAATAACAGCTCAGTCTTGATGGCAATCAAGGTTGAGGCCATCAATAGGTAGTCACCGGCCAATTCAAAATGCTCAGTATCTAACTCATTGATATAAGCCAGATATTGCTCAGTAATGGGCAGTATCGGCATTTGGGTCAGATCAACATTGTTCTTTTTGACCAGATATAACAAAAAATCCAGTGGCCCTGCGAACTGCTCTAACCAAATGGCAAATGCCTGTGGCGGTACGTATAAGTCCTCCGGCAAGTGCTGTACCGGGGTCTGATAAATACGCAGCGACATATCATGAGTATTAGCAGCTATATCATAAGCTTCAGTATCAGCCCTAACCAATGTAGCACTGATGCCTACTGGTGTTTGGGTCTCAGCTCGTTGGTATGAGGTCACTTGCATAAGTTGAAATCTATATTGATTGCAATGGGTAAACGATTATTTAAGCCATCATTTAAGTTTGGCAAGTGGGCGGATACCAATGGCGCGACGGGTTTTATCGAGCTGCTTACGGCTATGGCGACGTGCTTTTGCTGCGCCCATCTGTAAGATTTCTTCTAGCTCTTTTGGATTGGCCATTAGCTCTTCATAGCGTGCACGGAATGGCGCAATCTCGTCATTAATCTTATCAAATAATGCTTTCTTGGCATCACCCCAACCAATACCCGCCGCGAATTGGGCGCGCATATCAGCAATTTCTTCAGGTGTGGCAAAGGCTTTATAAATCTCAAATATGGCAGAGTCATCAGGATTTTTCGGCTCAGCGGGCAGTTGCGAATTGGTCACGATTTTCATAATCGCTTTATGCATCTGCTTCTCAGGACTTACTTGCGGATTAAGCTCACCAAATAAGGGAATGGTATTGCCATAACTTTTACTCATTTTACGGCCATCAAGGCCAGTTAATAATGGGGTGTCATCATCGACTACCGCATTTGGCATGGTAAAAAGCGGCTTATATTTATGGTTAAAAGTACCGGCAATATCACGCGCCATTTCAATATGCTGGATTTGGTCACGGCCAACCGGAACATGAGTGGCGTTAAACATTAAGATATCTGCTGCCATCAGCACCGGATAGCCAAACAGCCCCATGGTGACACCTTGATCAGCATCAACATCATTATCTATATTAATATCGACTGAGGCTTTATAAGCGTGGGCACGGTTCATCAACCCTTTGGCGCATGAACAGTTTAAAATCCAAGCCAATTCTGGAATTTCTGGTACATCCGACTGACGATAAAAGGTCACGCGCTCAGGATCTAGACCGCAAGCCAGCCAAGTGGCGGCAATCGATTTAGTGGATTCATGAATAACCGCAGGATCATGACAGCCGATAATGCCATGATAATCTGCCAAAAAGAAAAACGCCTCATCATTACTATTTTGGATAGACTCAATAGCGGGGCGAATCGCACCCACATAATTACCCAAATGTAGGGTGCCGGTTGGTTTAATGCCGGTTAAAATACGTTTCACTGCCGTGTTTGCAGGGTTATTTGAATCATCAGAAATGCTATTGTCGCTCATGAGAGTTCCGTCTTTAATCTATGGTTGTTTATTTTGAATGAATGCTATGGCTTAGCCACTTTAAAAAAGAAACAGTAGCGCTGGGAGAAATCTTCGCAGCCTCTGGAGTGACGCAGTCACACAGCAAGCAAGAAAATTTTTACCTGTTATACGAGATCATCACTATATGAGATCATTACTTTGGCTGAGTCATAAGATACGATAAAAAATCGCCATGACTGCAAGCAGCATAGCGGATTTTAATGGCGGTCAGTCAATAGACCTAATAGCTGATTATAGCAAACTTGGCTTAAATTTATTTGTCATTATCCTGGTCATAGATATCAGTGCGACCATTAGGGCCATTTTTAAAGCGGCGATGAAACCACATCCACTGAGTCGGATCAATACGAATCAAGCCTTCTAAGATTTCATTAACCCGGGTGGCATCAGCAATTTCGTCATTACTGGGATAATTATCGAGCTCTGGGGTAATCGTCAGATGATAATGTGGACGCTTACCTCTGGGAATACTATCAGGTGTTTGCCGGTAAGTATGTAGCGCCATCACTGCTGGCTGACGCCCTTCCTCGCCCACTGTAGCCAAGCGCCGCGTTGCGGTAATAGTGGCTGCTGGTACCCCAAAAAATGGCGCCATGACCCCATGCTTAAGACCGTAATCTTGATCAGGCGAATACCAAACCACGTGTCCGGCTCTAATAGAATCGACCAAACTACGCATATTGCGACTAGAGATTAGCTTACCAAAGATAGGGGCACGACCGTTATAAATAAACCACTCTAATAGCGCATTATTCTGCGGTCGATACATACCATCCATAGGGAAAAACTGGGTGCATAGCATGGCGCCTAGATCCAGCATCGTATAGTGGGCACCCAGCAAAATAACCGCGCGGCCCTCATTTTGAGCATTGACCACATGCTGTAGCCCCGAGATAGAGACCGTACGGGTAAATATATTAGGACGAAACCAAGTGCATAAAGTTTCAAATATGCCAATGCCTTGATTGACGAACACTTGCTTGGCCATCAGTTCACGCTCAGCTTCCGGTTTGTCAGGGAAAGCCAGTCTGAGGTTAATCAAGGTATCACGCCGCCGCGAGGCTAACATTTTATAGAATAAAATACCCAACTTGCGACCCAGCCAAAACTGCCAACGTAGCGGCAAATATACTAAGGGTACCACAAGGGCCAGTAGTAGCCATATAGCCCAATACTTAGGCAACAAGAACTGCCACTGAAAGGGCTGTTTCTCCGATTGCGCGGTTTGCTTATGGGTCTGCTTGATAGTCGGGGTGCCAGCAGGAATTGCTGGCGACTTAGCAAGCTTGCCATGCGGCGCGGCGGCGTCTGGTGGCGTGCCGTTTTGCGCAGAAGACTTACTGGGATCAAACTGTTCGGGCGCTTTCATAATATCCTTTTGCGCTATAAGGGCTAATGATGAAAAGTTATTATGATGATGGGGTAGTACAGGTATCTTTGCAAGGTAATTTACGCATTGTTGTCATAAGAGGCTCTAGTCGATCCAATTTAAGAATGATACAAGGTTACTGGGCTACTGGGCTACTGGGATGCGACTTGAATAAATGTTTTGCAGCATCGAACCACACTTGCGAACAGCAAGCAAGAAAAATTTATACCAGTAGCACGTTGATATGAACGACTCTCTTTTATTTGGTATTCGCTATAACTTACAAAAATGCACCGACAGAAAGGCACGCATAAAAAAACCTTATAAGCTGTGACCAACTTATAAGGTTTCGCAAATCTATTATTTTATCAGTGACTACTATGAAACGGTTTTCACCAAACAACTATGGAAGAACCCGTAAACGTAATAGCAAACAGATAAAAAATAGCTTTGATTAACGTTTCGAGAATTGTGGACGTTTACGTGCTTTACGTAGGCCCAATTTCTTACGTTCAACTTGACGTGAGTCACGAGTTACAAAACCAGCTGCTTTTAGGGCAGGCTTCAAGGTTTCGTCAGATTCGATAAGGGCACGAGTGATACCGTGGCGGATTGCGCCCGCTTGACCCGTACTGCCGCCACCGGTAACGGTGACGTATAAGTCATAAGCGCTGACAGAATCGAGTAAATCTAATGGCTGACGAACAACCATGCGTGAGGTTTCGCGGCTGAAATATTCATCAAGTGGCTTGCCGTTAACAACGATAGTGCCAGTACCTTTTGATAAAAAG of the Psychrobacter sp. LV10R520-6 genome contains:
- a CDS encoding capsule assembly Wzi family protein, producing the protein MSKQLSHRRLNALSLISILLSFGMVSTLASAQNLYMNDLKLKADLDWLNTQGVTQISTSTWPLTANEIKRALASTDAVTPAQQQVLQSVQTRLAQNRESLVGASVGLYAQTDRQQLPQTFADDQLAGQQASVQVGLSEKDWEFNLQANIKNDELIDDNSDVSFEGSYIAGTAANQWLIAGKIPAWWGPGNDGSLIRGDASIPVTGITMQRDQQSAPTSQYLSWVGPWQYQLFAGQLDDYEAIPDAKLFGARLTASPWPWLEVGASRTFMWGGEGRPESFSSFGDAVLGTRDNEATAGNTDDDPANQLAGFDARLSLAPLIKVPAGVYAQYVGEDEAGGLPAKNMYLLGADYAADIYGKPYQLYAEYADTRTSGESRGISYDHFLYTDGYYQQGYPLGHALGGDAESVAVGGRLWLDQRNFINAKLQHAKVNQANEPINQAFPDSDTLTAIDVAWEHQLQPLTTISTRLWAVDSDTQSSDIGAGIGVEFKTY
- the scpB gene encoding SMC-Scp complex subunit ScpB, which gives rise to MVDPNKPSDSKPSNSKLSNNEQDTSSHHIEVLLHASEAPLTASDLKKHLSLSTQELQLALEALQERLSTGVLSLSETASGYRLQVADSYSTLIQRVFPQRQERLSQALLETLSVIAYKQPVTRSDIEQVRGVTLSSNILRQLFDKGWIMEDGYKDSLGRPALLHTTPQFLDAFGLTSLEQLPPMPDMNAI
- a CDS encoding segregation and condensation protein A, with the protein product MSLRIYQTPVQHLPEDLYVPPQAFAIWLEQFAGPLDFLLYLVKKNNVDLTQMPILPITEQYLAYINELDTEHFELAGDYLLMASTLIAIKTELLLPKPQTPNDERDPKAELIERLEAYAQIKGASQRLDNLVRLERDVFLAMVSLPNQDIMSAELPSYSPNLLIDSLFKMQLQPDYHMQIHTIKVDAVPLADRIASISRQLSTSGTRSFYELLDKSQGKIGVVVSFVAVLELMKRQLVGVVSTDNAGDDQLDQLTLQWLR
- a CDS encoding tryptophan--tRNA ligase, whose protein sequence is MSDNSISDDSNNPANTAVKRILTGIKPTGTLHLGNYVGAIRPAIESIQNSNDEAFFFLADYHGIIGCHDPAVIHESTKSIAATWLACGLDPERVTFYRQSDVPEIPELAWILNCSCAKGLMNRAHAYKASVDINIDNDVDADQGVTMGLFGYPVLMAADILMFNATHVPVGRDQIQHIEMARDIAGTFNHKYKPLFTMPNAVVDDDTPLLTGLDGRKMSKSYGNTIPLFGELNPQVSPEKQMHKAIMKIVTNSQLPAEPKNPDDSAIFEIYKAFATPEEIADMRAQFAAGIGWGDAKKALFDKINDEIAPFRARYEELMANPKELEEILQMGAAKARRHSRKQLDKTRRAIGIRPLAKLK
- a CDS encoding lipid A biosynthesis acyltransferase; translated protein: MKAPEQFDPSKSSAQNGTPPDAAAPHGKLAKSPAIPAGTPTIKQTHKQTAQSEKQPFQWQFLLPKYWAIWLLLALVVPLVYLPLRWQFWLGRKLGILFYKMLASRRRDTLINLRLAFPDKPEAERELMAKQVFVNQGIGIFETLCTWFRPNIFTRTVSISGLQHVVNAQNEGRAVILLGAHYTMLDLGAMLCTQFFPMDGMYRPQNNALLEWFIYNGRAPIFGKLISSRNMRSLVDSIRAGHVVWYSPDQDYGLKHGVMAPFFGVPAATITATRRLATVGEEGRQPAVMALHTYRQTPDSIPRGKRPHYHLTITPELDNYPSNDEIADATRVNEILEGLIRIDPTQWMWFHRRFKNGPNGRTDIYDQDNDK
- the rpsI gene encoding 30S ribosomal protein S9, producing MERNYGTGRRKTSTARVFLSKGTGTIVVNGKPLDEYFSRETSRMVVRQPLDLLDSVSAYDLYVTVTGGGSTGQAGAIRHGITRALIESDETLKPALKAAGFVTRDSRQVERKKLGLRKARKRPQFSKR